The genomic DNA CAGCTAATGTCTGCTACGGCAGTCAATGTTACACGAATGTCTTGGCAGCCAAGTTAATTACTGTCCTACTAACAAAGTTATTCTTCGTTGCTTGGTTAAATTTAGGAATATGTTACTATGCTTCAAGCATGTGAAAACTAATAGGAAGCTCTTGAAAAGCAAGTTGCTTTCTGTTGCCTGAGGTAATGGAGAAACTAAGGCATAAGTAACATAGATGAAATGGTATGGTCAAAGTCATCCAAAACCCACAGATTACGCTTTCGTTGCCTTGCCTTGTTTGTTTGATTGTAGGCTTTTCGGATGATGCAATATACTTGACACCAAGGAACGCTCATAAGATggtttaattaaaattagttattGAAGTGGCGGgtaagtataaaatgacatgtttatatatatatataattttttttaatatatttaatttttaatattttaatttatggttaactatgttttggatccctataaatatttgaacttttggttttagtctccaaTAAAATTTCACTGACAATTTTGATAtctgctttttttttacaaaagagggCAAAAGCTCATTGATCTCTActtttatgaatcccaaaaataagaggaaggtggaaaaaaatgtaagcaagaatatataaaattttacaacgtgcCGTATGCTAGTtgttatagttaaatataaaacatttcttTTAAGAAGTATATATAAAacgttcattaaaaaataaaataaagcatgatagttttttttcaaaagagaaaACGTGGaagttgtttttattaaaaaataagctatgaACTTGACCTTATTTTTTAACCCATAaacatgttgttttattaaaaaataattaaattaatatctccaaaagttgtttattcaatcaaagaatGTGATGAATTATGTTAATTTCAATCAATATCtaatttcattcaattaatttacAATAGAATTCAACTTCCAATAGTGATATTATTAGGCTAGACATCTTCGTCttagtttgaatttgaaatctCACAATTATGTTCATGAATTTTAATGGTGCTTCACTTTCTCTCCCAAACCATTCGTTTTGAACCAAAGCTAAatagtatatattattaattaaatataaaaatattataaattatttaaaaataattaaaaatcgGGGTAATCAAATCAACCTAtcatttcctcaaaaaaaataaataatctacCTTATCATTGGGAGTAAGGCTATGCCCTTGGCCTCGTCACACACTTAACCAAATCATAATTTGCAACCAATACAATTCAAGACCTGTATTCTCTGAAATGCAATACAGAGAGACATTCATTTACTATAAATGACCAAAactcaatgaaaaaaatatgattataacCAAAACGATCAATGCAAGATCGAAGTCTCTACTCAACTACACTGCCACTCTCAACTTGAAGAACATTTCatctgaaaaaagaaagaaacaactaattaataattacattcacacacacacaggtgcactaaattaattaagaatataattcaGTGTTGGAGGACATGCAGACCTTTGTCCATATAATTAACAAGTGAAGGCAAATGCATAATCAATGTTTTTCCATttgttaattataatttataaacgaCTAATgctatactccctccgtcccaaattgtatgtcgccttagggaaaaaatttgtcccaaattatatgtcgctttacaataccaatacaacattaatgttacttttcctattataaccttaattatttattactctctcttctttcaattctttcatttctcttttccatattatttattaaggataattttgtaaaacaactcataatatctcttttccacacaatattaattgcatttcttaatatatgtgaaatgcccaaaacgtcatacaatttgggacggagggagtatcatttaTCATTTCTATTCATtccttcttccttttctttttttcgtAGAATCTATTTATTCGTTCTATAACAATCAATTTGGTCAACCTTAAATATTTAAAACCATGGCTCCCACACTACCTTAATtctgtcaaaatattttttcacacGCAAAGCCAAATTTATTTCATTCACTGTAATTTAAGGTAATCATAAGTTCTATAAATTGAAATTTCTATGGAACCAATTTTATTCCATGCAAAACAATTACTAGTATATATCaataagaagaaaacaaaaatactcATTCATAAATTCATATCACTATGGCAAAAACCATTGCTTCACTTGTTCTAGTTTTCCTAGTTGTTGCAATGCTGAATGGCTATGGTGCTGAGGGTGCAGGAAGAGATAACCAACATAAGAAAGATGATGGTGTTTATAAATATCAAAAGAACACGCTTGCGTGTGTGCTTATGTGTAAGATGTGTGATTTTGGTTATCGTCCCTCTTGTGATGAGTACGATAGGTTCTGTACTCCTTATGGGTTGTGTATTCCTCAGTCTCCTCCTACTTATAATGCTGATGTCCAAACAACCCCAGCTCAAAGTGGTTATTCTGAAGTTCAAAACCCAAATCCATGATCAGAGACTGTTTTCATGCATGGTTTGTGTTAATGACATCCATAtactattatataattatataatgttGTGTGAgagtatattataatataagaattatatatagataaataattaATCACGTTTATGTGCTAAATATACGAGTCTTGAGTTATGTGTTATTGATTCCTCTTCTTTGATGTTAGTTGAggaacacacacacacacacacatatatatatatatatattgtattatGGTGCCATCTATGTTATATGGAATggaatattgaaataaaattaatttctctgGTTTACTTTCTTAAGATCAAGGGGTAGTCTTGGaacatcacatttaacataTCCCCGATTTGTTTGTTAAAAGATTTTCAATAATTGTTATATAGTCTACAAATTggtaggaaaagaaaaaaactaaattaatgcAGAAATTTTAACCCACCCCAGCAGTATTCTGCACTGTGGAGGTTTCAGTTCACACCTCATGCATTTGTTTATAAAAGAGCATGGGAGAAAATCCTCTGAAAATTTATGGATTTTATTCTTTActaattgaattaattttaaatgtGCCTACCTTATCTCAAAGACTATGTTGGGTTAAATGTATGTTTACTTCAATGTTGCAATGCAAACTCTTTACAACTTTAATGAGTCTCAATTTGGGTTGCTTAGTTAAGTTGACCTCATCAACTTTCCCCTTTATAAACacaattttatttctaaataatGATAAGAACCAAATACCATGATATCACAAAATCTCCTTTTTCACCTTGAATGTCATGTAGAAGTAGAAGTGTAGAACACTATTTTTTTCACCAACTGCTCTTAACAAATTCTGATACTGTGATATTTTGTTTATCTATACAACAAGCCATTGTGATTCTTGTTTGGCATGTGCTTGTATAAAGTTATAAATCAAGAAACTTGTGTGATCCTTGTAAATTTCCACAACAAACTAAAGATGGtgggatttattttattcaactaATAAGTTTTAGTTCTTAATCTTTAAGAGCCAAAATCAATGTTATTGTTAACGATGATAATGCTCATCATTTGTGAGTTTTCTTATAATGTTGGGATGGAGATATCAATGTTATTCTAGAAACACAGAATTCTATGGAGCTTGAAATGCTTTAACCTCCAAAAATGATTCTAACTGAAACTACAGTTTAGAACTCTTGCCTTAGAATTGATTCAACTCAACTTCTATACAAACACAATAAATCATTTAAGCTTCAACTCAATTTAAACCCACTTTGTGGATGGAGTATTTACACGTTTTAACTTTCTATGctaacaataacaacttgaCCAGTCTTCTTGAAAGATATTCTTCATTAAAAGTATAACTTGTTTCTAAGATACAAGAATGCCAAAGGCAGTGCAGAAAATTAGAACcagattaaaaaattgaatcaatcCAATTGCTcaacttacaagttacaacatgTAGACTAGAATCAtgtaaaaaattcaacatgacCTGCAATTTCTCTGCATAATAGCTTTGATTCACTAGCTAACTTGATACTTTTCGCAATTGCTAATCCAGTCAATTTATGTGTAGATGCAGGCTTATAAGACTCTACCTGCTCTTCACACCCTAACAACAAAGCTTCCCTTGCCGGAATCACGTTTTCCCACCAAAACTCTCTAAGAATCCCATGTATTATATCCCAATATTCACGACTCCTGACGACACGAAATATAGTGCTTCCATTCGGCGTCCAACAATACAAATCAACCCATTCAAAATCCATAATCTCCATTTGACCCTGAACTTGAGGCATGTAATAGAATGGCATGGTTTTCCATGGCAAACCTGTCTCAGGCTTACCCTTATTATAAGGACACTTAACTTCCAATATTCCGGTACCAAGAACACCGTCAGGCGACGCACCAAGCCAATCATAAGACTTCTTCGAATGAACTGCAAACCCCATCGAAGTCACTTCCCTCCCGGTAATTTTCGTATAGTTTTCAACAGCTACCGCCTCATTCAGCACTCCCCAATTCATAGCATTTCTTTGAACAGATTCGACAATTTGGGTATCTGATGCAAATACTTTATCATGCCACAGCTCAGCACGGCGACTACCTTTCCAAAACCCTAATGCAGTACTAAACGTGCTCGTTGTTAGTCTGTCCTTACGAAGGGCAAACCATTCTTCTGAACGTTGCGGAACATCGGCCGGTGCCGGTGAAGCAAATGCTGTAAATGATGGAGGCTTAATAAtcaaagttgttgttgatgatgttggtgAGGTAGTAGTGCATATGGATAGATTTCTAAAATGATCATTTCCATATTTAATTCTCGTAGGAAATACTTTCTGAAGAATGCCACTGAATCTAATCAAGCTGGAGTTGGTAGTTGCGGATGAAATCCTCATATCCATTCAAAACTAGCACAACTATTTTTATAACACAATACAAaatgaagttaaattattttcctataagctataagctatttcCATATGTTTATGTTATCATAAGTTGTCAACggataagctcaaaataagtcgATTCAAACATAGCTTTAGGAAATTAGTATGTAACATGAGATAACATTTGTTGAAATTAACGATGCAATTAAAAGATGAACAGAGGAAAACCTTGTCTTGTTAAATgtgaaatattaaaataaaatgaaagaggAAAACCTGGAAGAATTTTTTTCACTGTTTCCGGCGGAAGAGAACCAGCTCCGTCCACGTTATCCGGCAGGTTGAGTTCGGCGCGCCTCCAATCCAACTAGAAGTGCAGAGAGACAGCTAAGATGGGTTTCTTCAAAATGAAGTGGATTGGGGTTGGGGtttagaatgtttttttttttttttgaaggaattttttattcttaaaatcCCAAATAAATATAAGTAGCTTTTTATTATCTCTTTTTGTATTATATCAAACATATATAAAGTAGGGGTCGGGATGCTTCGGTTAACCTAAAAAACCGAATCGAACCGAAtggaaattttgaaatggttcGAAAAAACCGAACCGTTTCAGGCATGGAGCTAATCGAACTGAACCAAAGTTATAGTTCGGTTAACCGTTTTCTTACCTataaaccgaaccgaaccaaaaccaatattttgaacaaaaatgtatttttttttatccttttgtggatttaattgtgttttttttatccaaaaggaaaaatattgttttatttacttttttttttaagaatataatttttttatcaatattattattacacaAACCcagtaaaataataaatttaatgcaaaatatattaagaaataaaaattccagtatgaaaattattatctattattttttgaaagatatgaagtaataataatatagcttaaattaatataatatataagattaaacacggtaaaaaaaatatatattaatatttactttCGCGGTTAGTTTGCTTCGGATTTGAAAGAATTTActacgatctctttttaaaaatagcttACTCAAAAccgcttattttatgcaaaacaccttattttaaaaaatagcttattcaaaacagcttattttatgaaaataccttatttttaaaaaaaaaacagcttatttgataaacaacttattttctgaaaaacaacttcttttaaaaaacaacttatttttgaaaacagcttattcaaaacagcttcttttatgaaaaacagcttattcaaaaaagcttattttattaaaaatagcttgttacgatctcttttaaaaataacttattttatgcaaaacaacttattcaaagcagcttattttatgcaaaaaaaacttattttaaaaaattgcttattttatgcaaaacaccttattttaaaaaacagcttattcaaacagcttatttttatgacaacaacttattttaaaacagcttattttatttaaaacaacatattttattcaaaacatgttttgaataagtttttttttgaaaataagctgttttgaataaggtgtttttcataaataagttgtttttcaaataagcattttttttaaaaataagttgttttgaataagttgttttttaaaataaggtgttttgcataaaataagctgttttgaataagtattttttttttaaaaaaaatatgctattttgcataaaataagctgttttttttaaaataagttgttttaataaaataagttgtttttaaaataaggtgttttgcataaaaaaagctTTTTgaaataagctattttaaataagttgttttttttggaaagatccaACAAAGAGTTCAAgtggtttccttaaaaaaaaaacagttcaagtggtttggttcggttcggttcaagaTGGTTCGGTTATGATTTAAGAACTGTTAATAAATTAACGGTTCAGTTCGTGAACCATTATAATAGTTCGGTTatttttggttcggttcggttcggttcatgGTTCTTTTTGTCCACCctatatataagtttttttttgttttgttaacataatataatattggtACGAAGTTTCTACCGCCGCTTGACTGTGACTAATCTCTATCATGAAATTGTGAGATACGCAAGGTAAATTTTCACCTCCCAATCATTTTTTCATACGCAAAAGCCAAAAATTGAACATCTAACCAAATGATTAAAAATCCTAAATCTCTCACGAGTCACCACTTAGACCAATTTATTGTTGatatataagaatttttttttttttgtcaattagaCTAGCGGTTAGAAAGTTCAcattttaagatgaataagcgATGAGCCTAGGGCATAATTCGAACTCCGAGATTTGCATATTACATTATATTATCCTTACCAATTGAGCAATGCTCACTGAACTAAAAAGGCTGAAAACGGAATTAGTTTTGTccattaaaaaaactataaaggCTAAAAGCAAAACTTTTGAATTCAAAGGAACATATAAgcacaaaaaatgaattttttttttctgcccttgTTTGtgtccaaaaatacaaaaatgccccACTTTTGCAAAAAATTGCACAAATGCCCTACTTTTTCAGTTTTTCTGGTACcttgcaacccccacttgcggggtacctttaaaaaaattttaaaaaattttaattacCCCGCAAGTCAAATTGGCGTggtattttatgattttttttttttaaattttattacattgcaacccccacttgcggggtataatttaaaattttaaaaaaaaaaaattcataaaataccACGCCAATTTGACTTGCGGGgtaattaaaattttttaaaggtACCTCGCAAGTGGGAGTTGCAAGGTACCAGAAAAACTGAAAAAGTAGGGCATTTGTGCAATTTTttgcaaaaatggggcatttttgtatttttgggggcagaaaaaaaaaatcacaaaaaatgaGGGGTTGAagccaaaaaatattataattttaaggactaaaattatatttcaatCATATGCTTAAACACTTGCGTTTAGAATTGAGGGAGTACTAATTAATGTTTCATTTTCAAAGTGAAATTGCAATTTTCTTCAACTATTTATTGTTAGAGAATTGCTCTTCGTCTATTAGTTTTTGATCATTATCATCctatgtgagttaactcacattgaaaaatatatctgcgtaagttaactcacgttaaAAATACATCTGCGTAAGTTAACTTAAGCTCGGCTATTTGATAGAAATGAACAAAAACAGATGGATGAAGAGCAATTATCTTATTGTTATAAATGTACCGAAGCCCAAAGTAAATAAAACTACAAGTTTAGGCCCATGAATCAAGCTCCAcatttatttcatattatattttgagattttattttccACCCTATAAACATCTCACATGCctttaaaatttatctttttatttagtTTAGATTATACAATTCGAAgaatttatgatattttttaaattataaaatccgaacttTGTTTACTCTGTTTTGTTCATATTCAAGGCAAATTATTTATACGGTACTCACGTGATTTGAAATCAATATGAAATTTAATCAATCAAAAAGAGTATGTTGAAAAATCCATGTTAAAATATGTGTTAATAGCATTCatctttttgacatttttatttgattttttaacctTTCATTCAACTCGGTTCAATTATGGTTGAAAGGACTAAACATTCATACATAGGTTTCAGTAGTTCGACATCAAGTACAGTTCCAAAACATAGCACATGAAGTTCGTAGAAACTAGCCACCAGAAGCTAGAATAGACTTACAAAAAAAGGGTACATTGGATATGGAGATTTTCTGAGCTTATGTTTTACGGTGGGGTTTAGCATGGTAAAAGGAAATTGTTTTCGATCATGAAAAAGTATTTTTTGATCATTAGATTAATTGAATAACATAATTTAATAGAAGACTATCAACATAATCTAATAGTGGGGATGGAGGGAGGAGAGATAATGGTGGTGAAATAGagtatgaaaaaaaatctagtgttgataGTCTATTATTAGATTATGTTCTTCAATTAAtctaagagtaaattacactccacTCCtatcaaagatgcttgaattacactcccctcccctttatgttaaaatatacatttccctcccttgaaaagtaaaatttatactccccttccctataagatgcttgaattacatctctCCCCCCCCTCCTTAATAATTGAATATGGACTACAATTTAATCTactttaacataaataaatatttttataatatattttaattttgaaataccatttaaaaaatataaattcgtttatttataatctaaatgtcaacgacaattaaatttaaatattttgttattaattttataatttagagtataaaattcacttttaaataaccatacttaatcgactttagtaattttataaatagtttaattttattttgggttgtttcatattttataataggctTTAAAactatgttaatgaaattgtgaataaaaaatagagaaagatatgtattcaaaatttgattatattaaaatgaatccgcaatgctatttttctttgaagtgtgttagattatttttttgctagatttttagaaataaaaaaaactattgagggactaaagcgtagattttaacttaagaggggaggggaatgtaattcaagcttctctcaagggaggggaatgaaatattttctaatatgttttgaataagaggggaggagagtgtatattttaacataagaggggagggtaattcaagcatctttgaggggaggggagtgtaatttactcttaatCTAATggccaaaaaatatttttccatgATGGAAAACAACTTCCCTTTTCCATTCTAAACTCCACCATGTTTTacggtggcatttagggtgggtcaATGGAATACTTTCCCACCATGACCCAATTAGTATTTAACCATGAGATCAACTAAAGAGTATAGCTTTATCATAGACTCGCCACATTGGATAGTTTTTTCCACACTATCTTCTACCTCCATCTTCTCTCTCCTCCATGTCCCCACTCAACCACCACCTGTAGCAATCTCCATTTCAGTTGTGTTTGATTTCTCTACAACTACCAAATGATTTTCACAGCCATACACAGAAAATCAAAAGCTTCTTTCCAATGTTGATATTAATCACCCTAAACACAATCATCATTTGAAAAAGCtatttatgttaatgtttgAGAAAAAGCTATTTTCTGAAATTGACTTTATTCATATGTTTacgttaaaaaaagtgtttttgaTATTTATGTGGTAGATGTTTATGTAGTTTTGCTGTTTCTCGTGAGGTTGAAGAtgatatgaaaaaatatatgatgtgGGTAGACCGTCTTAAAAGTTGTGTGCGTCTTTAAtctattggtaaaaaaaaaaaactttcctaTAATGAAAAACTCTTTCCCCTACCtaccctaaatgccaccatgTTTTACTATTCAATCTTCAACTCCATTGTGTCGACATTATGATTAATTTTCTGGCTGCATTGCTTTTGAATACAATTCCACAGCCGAACAggacaaaaacatttttctataTGAAGAACAAGATCGGCAATTTACATGCACCCTTTCTTCCTCGATTGTTCGTATATCATCTATCTCACGATCATTGTCATCCATAAACTTTGGATTCTGCTTTTTATTATTCCTGGTTTGCTCTCCACGTGAATGAGTTTTCTTAATCCATCAAATGTCAAAGTCCATCTAAGATAAATGTTTTCCTTGCTCGGGTATATGATTTACCTTATTTAATGAAATCAACCCCTTCTAATTGTGCGGTGTCTTTATAATTTCACGTCTTAGTAcaatgtttatttaatttagataaaaagattaattttgatcaaatgcatatccaataaataattttgaCGTCGTCAACGTATCAAATCCGAAAAGAAGCGAGTAGTCCGAAGATattaatatagtcatatttatgAAGACATTAGTAGTTTGAATAAACgaatatatttcatatttataggTATATGTACTtcgtcgttttatgctattaacataaatattgtgagtttgtttgcagattcatcattttttaaagACTTTAAATTTGTATTGTGTTGATgtactttattattttaaatgtatgaatatcatttgtttttgttaaaataattaaaatatatcatttcatGGCttgttaatatttaataaaaaaaaattgaatagatgaaggaaaaaaaatagtacatCCATCCTTAAATATAGGATGTActtgaaataagaaaaaaatatcattctctaataaatttgttaatattacatgTCCAGTCAAAtaaatttctcaaaagaaaataaaaaatccagtCAAATAAATGATTTAGTGTGTTACAACAAGTGGTCAATATATCCCTTAATCGATCTCTATCTGAAACATTGTAAAAAGACTAATaccgacttttttttttttaactagcaAAAGACTAATACCTACTTGAGCACAAGCACTAATCATTTTGATAGTTCAAGGATCGATCTCTATCATTAAAGTTTGCTTTCGTAAAACTCATTTGAATTGGTTTAGTGgtgttgtttttgaaatttatgtATCTTTTAAAGTTTCATGTTTGATTACTCCGTATTAATTTCGGTGAGCTATTTCATACATAGCATTACTCTAACTTTAAATTGAGCCCTAGAAGTGAACGGTAAGATTGCTCTTAAAGATATATTTGTGGAATGATAtcctaaataaattttcttaacattttttattcttaacatTTGTGGAATGATATCCTAAATTTGACCAAATAAAGTTTCATGTGAATGACAATTTTATTCTACCAGCAACATTATCTTTTTAACATTATCTCTGccactcacttttttattgacTTAAATAATGGTAGGTCTCATATTTTAGAAATGGATTTCATTCAAAGTGGTGGATCATACAATggtttcatccaataaaaaaatgaacgTTGAAGAAAGGAGAATTGATGTTCCCACATTACataaggctgtgccacacgagtaaaagaCCTTTTTGCCCCTCgtcagttaactgccgaagttttataaatccggctgcagttaacttccgaggaaaacctcggtagttaactgccgatgaaatCTGATTATGCAGGCAGTGAGCTCTGCATCATTCTAAAACATTTCCAAGCCttttttcggccagtttttacctgtaattaaaccagagcatttcgAAAGGCAAAACAATTCATACAGCATTGAAACTCGGacataaacaagataaatacaatatcttttacaattg from Medicago truncatula cultivar Jemalong A17 chromosome 8, MtrunA17r5.0-ANR, whole genome shotgun sequence includes the following:
- the LOC25501706 gene encoding uncharacterized protein, with protein sequence MDMRISSATTNSSLIRFSGILQKVFPTRIKYGNDHFRNLSICTTTSPTSSTTTLIIKPPSFTAFASPAPADVPQRSEEWFALRKDRLTTSTFSTALGFWKGSRRAELWHDKVFASDTQIVESVQRNAMNWGVLNEAVAVENYTKITGREVTSMGFAVHSKKSYDWLGASPDGVLGTGILEVKCPYNKGKPETGLPWKTMPFYYMPQVQGQMEIMDFEWVDLYCWTPNGSTIFRVVRSREYWDIIHGILREFWWENVIPAREALLLGCEEQVESYKPASTHKLTGLAIAKSIKLASESKLLCREIAGHVEFFT